A genomic window from Salinicoccus sp. RF5 includes:
- a CDS encoding penicillin-binding transpeptidase domain-containing protein yields MKKFLWVIPIVLILGVGLYFLMTSGLFQKSEEETLDRFTESYQNEDYEDIYPLLSASAKEEYPEEEVVDRNRSLYESLGVETAKLEDIEGAESNEENDQEKRYSGDLVLDTRYGEMSREYTIDLSYNEEENDWFIEWTPDMIIPGLADNELRIDVSKGQRGEILDRNGDKLAFNGTKETVGYIAGRLDESGLLEAAEALDMGEESLQNIFNEAWIEDGMFVPVKDAHRFDEETREEFQDLGLTIQESPAREYALEDAGFHLLGYIGPITAEEMEERDGYTSGDMIGKRGAERLYEDRLRPEGGHTVSIVDESGNTVEELMKAEPQDGEDIQLTIDGSLQSTIYSHLEEDAGASVAMDPGNGEMLATVSYPSPSPYDFMFGINQEDYEALETDEDSPLLNKFNRATSPGSTQKILTSIIAMNSEDFDKNETMEITGKGWQQDDSWGGYEVNRYHVMDESFDLKKALTYSDNIYFARTALELGAEEFTSGMEALGIGQEYDTDYPIYTSQVSNEGTIESDILLADTAYGQGELMISPIQITAIYGAVLNGGDIYEPHILAESEENVQIEDITSQENLDYLEEAMRDVVRLNHPDDVERPYAQFAGKTGTSENKTSQDTRGEETGWFIGYDQNNKDMIMSLYVEDVEDRGMSEYSAKKFADIHDELNE; encoded by the coding sequence TTCCAGAAATCGGAGGAGGAGACGCTCGACCGGTTCACGGAATCCTATCAGAATGAAGATTATGAAGATATATATCCCCTTCTGAGCGCCTCTGCGAAGGAGGAGTATCCTGAGGAGGAAGTTGTGGACCGCAACAGGAGCCTGTACGAATCCCTCGGTGTGGAGACCGCAAAGCTTGAGGACATCGAAGGAGCGGAATCGAATGAGGAGAACGACCAGGAGAAGCGGTATAGCGGAGACTTGGTGCTGGATACCCGATATGGGGAGATGAGCAGGGAATACACGATCGACCTGTCGTACAATGAAGAGGAGAATGACTGGTTCATCGAATGGACGCCGGATATGATCATTCCAGGTCTGGCCGATAACGAATTGAGGATTGATGTCTCCAAAGGACAGCGGGGAGAAATCCTGGACCGTAACGGAGACAAGCTCGCCTTCAACGGCACGAAGGAAACTGTAGGCTACATAGCCGGCCGCTTGGATGAATCTGGGCTGCTTGAAGCAGCGGAAGCACTCGATATGGGGGAAGAGAGTCTCCAGAATATATTCAATGAAGCCTGGATCGAGGACGGCATGTTCGTCCCTGTGAAGGATGCCCACCGCTTTGATGAAGAGACACGGGAAGAATTCCAGGATCTCGGCCTGACGATACAGGAATCACCGGCAAGGGAGTATGCGCTTGAGGACGCCGGATTCCACCTGCTTGGATACATCGGACCGATAACAGCTGAAGAAATGGAGGAGCGTGACGGCTACACCTCCGGTGATATGATCGGAAAAAGGGGGGCCGAACGGCTGTATGAAGACCGTCTGCGCCCTGAAGGAGGACATACCGTCTCGATCGTCGATGAATCCGGCAATACAGTGGAGGAATTGATGAAAGCAGAACCACAGGACGGGGAAGACATTCAGCTGACCATCGATGGCTCCCTCCAGTCGACGATCTACTCCCATCTTGAAGAAGATGCTGGAGCGAGTGTTGCGATGGATCCGGGTAACGGAGAGATGCTCGCGACCGTCAGCTATCCGAGCCCGAGTCCTTATGACTTCATGTTCGGCATCAATCAGGAGGACTATGAGGCGCTTGAAACGGATGAGGACAGCCCGCTGCTGAACAAGTTCAACCGGGCGACATCGCCTGGATCGACGCAGAAGATCCTCACCTCGATCATCGCGATGAACTCGGAAGACTTCGACAAGAACGAGACGATGGAGATTACAGGCAAAGGATGGCAGCAGGATGACTCATGGGGCGGCTATGAGGTGAACCGCTATCATGTGATGGATGAGTCATTCGACCTGAAGAAGGCCCTCACCTATTCCGACAATATCTATTTTGCCCGGACGGCACTTGAACTGGGTGCCGAGGAGTTCACAAGCGGCATGGAAGCACTCGGCATCGGTCAGGAATACGATACGGACTATCCGATCTATACGAGCCAGGTGTCCAATGAGGGTACGATAGAAAGTGATATCCTCCTTGCAGACACTGCTTACGGTCAAGGGGAGCTGATGATCTCACCAATCCAGATCACTGCGATATATGGTGCAGTGTTGAATGGCGGAGATATCTATGAGCCGCATATCCTGGCGGAGTCGGAAGAGAATGTGCAGATCGAAGACATTACAAGCCAGGAAAATCTGGATTATCTTGAAGAAGCCATGCGGGATGTCGTCAGGCTGAACCATCCCGATGATGTTGAACGCCCGTATGCACAGTTCGCCGGCAAGACAGGAACGAGCGAAAACAAGACTTCCCAGGACACCCGGGGCGAAGAGACCGGGTGGTTCATCGGATATGATCAGAATAATAAGGACATGATCATGAGCCTGTACGTGGAAGATGTGGAGGATCGCGGCATGAGCGAGTACTCTGCCAAAAAGTTTGCAGACATCCACGACGAACTGAACGAATAG